The genome window CGCCATTGTAGGTAGCATTATTATAATCACCTAGTATAATTACATTATTTGTTGGGTATTTTTCTTGAAGTTTATTGTATAGGTAATTTGCATCAGCTTGTCTTCGCTCAGTTCCATTACTACAACATTTGAAATGTAGATTTACCAAGACCAATTCTTTGGTAACACCGTCAACTGTCACATCGGCCTCCATGACTAAAGGCAGCCTTCCTGATGACATGAAAGAATGTCCACTCCCATCATAGTTTGGCAGTTCATATTCAGAATCTGAAATAAAGTTTTCTTCAAATAGGTTATAACTCTTTTTTAGGCTAACATTTTCAGTTTTATAAACAAAGGCTGTTTTCTGCGCAGGAAAATCCTCATCATCACCTTTCCAGCTAAATGAATGTCTTGCACTATAAAATCCTGCCCATTGAATTTCACTTTTATCATTCAAACGATCTAATAAAAGTTGTAAATTATCTCCTCTAATACCATCTACAACTACTTCTTGAAGCGCATAAATATCCGCATCCATTCTCAAGATTTGGGAAGCTGTAGCTCTCAACTGCCACTCTTTAGAATCAGTGCTTCTAGACTTATCTTCAGCACCTAACCATTCAACATTCCAAGTCACGACTTTTACACCCACATCTTCACCTTCCCCTAGCATCGGAATTTCATGTGATCCTTGTTCAGATGTCCATTCGGTATCCGAATACTGGAAAATCTCATTCTTTTGCTTTACTCCTCCCTCATAATATTTGTAAGATACTTCTACTCGATCACCATCTTGAGCAGAGTCAAAACGAGCATCTAAAATAAAAGCGATTTTCTGACGAACCCAGATACTATCTAATTCTGAATTAAAAGAAAAGTTATCATAATATCCGTCACCTACCATTTCGTAATCAGCCTCAACGAGTGTGTAAGACACTGGAGTACTCGCTTGAATACATGAAATCGAAGTAATGAATAATAAAAATGGAATATAAAAGTGTAATAGCTTCTTCATTGTCGTACTGGTTTAGATAAAAAATGCCAGTAAAAATTACTGGCACTTAGATAATTCAATTCTTAATCTGCTGCGAATAAAAATTATTGAGCAGGGCTAGCTTTTGGGGAGATACCTATCTACTAACACCTATATAATGAGTGAACAACACTCAAAAAATCTCCTTACTCAGCTCGCCCTGCTTAAATCATTAAGCAATAATACATTCCTATCTTCAGGTTGTATTTGGACTTAATGTGTAATCTATTGTTGCTTCTAATCCTTCAATGAAGAGGTCTCCATTGAAGGATTTTAAAAGGCTTTTATTTTACATCTTCTTGCCAAACTCCACCTACTCTGATCACACGGATTTTATCAATTCCGTTAGAACCGTTGTAGTAAGCATAAGTAACAATGTATGGCTGATCGTCTGTTGCGTCATAATTAGTATCCAAGATATAACCAATCATTTCAACAAGCTCTGCCTCATTCTTAGGAGATACATCGTTTGCTCTAGTATCAAAGTTTTGATATTGAGATGTAGCATCAGAAAGATCGTAATCAGCACTTCCCAAAGTTAACTTGATTGCGTTATCAGCCTCCCAAGTACTTGCAGTAAAGTCTTCTTTATTTTCAATGAAACTCAAAACTTCTGTAACAGCACCTACTGAAGTTGCCTCCCCCCAAGCTTGTCCATCAAAACGAGCTACAAAGTAATAATCATTAGTAAAGACGATACAAGCATAATTTCCAGCCGCATAACCATGATCCAATACTAGAGAAGAAATACCTTCGTGAGCATCGTCCAAATTAGAGAAGTTGTTATACTTTTCAGACACTGGTAAAAGATCATACATCTCGTCTGTAAATGTTACTGTATCACTTGGAGCGTAATCTAACAATTCTGTTTCTCCTTCAGCTGTTACACTGAAGAAACGAACATCTCTGTTACCGTATACTGTGTACATTACTGTTTGCTCAGAACCAGTTTCCCACCAGTCTTCATACGCAGCTTTATCCGTCAAGAAAACAGGCAGTTTAAACTCAGCCTCATCAATAGAGCTAAAGTTTGAATATGACTCACCCATTCTTGAATAATCATCAGGGCTTAACTCATAAGCATTCTCCTTGTCTTTAGATACTGATGAATAGAAGTCATAAGTAACAGACAATTCTTGATCTGCATTACCATAGAATCTTTTATTTAAGATCTCTGGCAAAAACTCTTCTGGTAAAGCTGAAGAAGAAAAGTTCTTATATTTTTGAACATTTTCATTAGAAGATAATGCATAATCTTCATCAGTAAGTGTATAAGAATCAGGAGCTAAATCACGAGCATATTTATACTCAGTTGCTTTAGTATTTTCCTCAGATTGAATATCTAGTTCATCTTTAATATCCTCCATTGGATCACATCCAAATAATGCGGACATCGCGAAGAAAGCAACTAGGCTTATATATTTAGTTTTCATTATTTCTGAATTTATAAAAGGTTACAATTTAGATTAGAATCTGATAGAAAGAGAAGTAGACCAAGTTCTTCCGAAACCATAGTATACTCTTGCCGATTGCCAGTCATTTCCAGAACCGTTTTGAGCATCAGCAACATACTCTGTATCGAACAGGTTATTTACCTTTCCTAAAAGTTTCGCATCTAATCCACCAATTTTAAACTTGTAGCTCATACTCAAGTCGAACAAGTTTACATCTGGCATTTGCCAAGCTTCTGCAGTACCTTCAGCTCTTTTCTCCGCTAATTCAGCCTCAGATAGTGGATTTGAAGTCAAGTTTGCTGCGACATCAAAGTCAGCGTAGTTTTGACCAAAGTAGTTGTAATCAAATCCTACTTTAAATCCTTTCATCAATTCATAGCTCACACCTAAGGCAGCTGTTGTTTGAGCAGCATTACCCACTCTAGTACCCTCTCTAAAGATGTTTACAAATCCTGCTGATTCTCCATTAGATAAAATAACTTCTCTGTTCTCGATGTTATTTCCCCATCTCCAATCACCAAGAGATACCATACCAGTTACGTTCATTTTTTGAACTGGCTTAGCAGTCAATTCTAATTCAACCCCTTGGTGAATTGCATTTACACCAGTGATATTTACAAACTCATCAATTTCTTGAGATTGGATTCTCTCAGCTTGAGCTTTATCCATCCAATGCGTTCTATAAACATTCACATTTGCATTCAAGTATGGTGACTTGAAACCATAACCTAATTCAGCTGAAAAGATCTTTTCATTCTCAGCATCAACAAACGCGTTATTTTGGAATCCAGAGAATGCAACATCAAAAATTGGCGCTTTTTCAAAATAACCTAAGTTCATAAATACATTATGATTTTCAGTCAAGTTGTAGTTTGCACCACCTTTTGCCATATAACCTAAGTATTGAACCCAGTCAGACTGTTGAATAGGATCTGAATCTTCATATCTGAAGTAATCAGTTCTTCTATATCCTGTTTGAGATACTGATGCTGCAAAAAATGCAGATAATGCATCCAACTCATACTCAGCTTGTCCGAATAGTCCTAACCAGCTTACTTCACCATCGTTATTGTAGTCAATAATATCACCTACTTTAGCAAGTTTTGTTGGGTTATTGATATCGTTATCATCTGCTACATACTGACCACCTAATAGATCAACAACTTCTCTGTAGTGCTCACCTTTATAATATCTCAAATCAAGACCTCCTGTGATTGTCAAGTTTGATGCTAGTTCAGTATTTAAAGATGAAAGGATTCCATACCAATTGTGGTTATTTCTTGAAGCTCTAATGACAGCATCAGAACCTTTTGCTCCATTTGCAATATTTTCTTGAACAATTTTATCAAAGTCAATTTGTCCATTGATCTTGTACTCATCTGAGTAGAATTTACTACTTCCTGATCCAAATGCTCCTGTACC of Sediminitomix flava contains these proteins:
- a CDS encoding TonB-dependent receptor, which gives rise to MKRFITLFLIFLTHNLFAQNASITGLVLEEGTGEAIIGASVVIKGTTIGASTDLEGRFTLQTSQSGQITIQISSVGMTKQEKTVSVNPAELSKIDLGEIYLKTDVIGLAEVEVLASVAIDRKTPVAVSTIKPELIEEKLGTQEFPEILKSTPGIYATKSGGGWGDARVNIRGFNSENVAVMINGVPVNDMENGRVYWSNWAGLSDVTRTMQVQRGLGAAKVAVPSIGGTINILTKTTDAEQGGKVFYGVGNNGYQKKAFTASTGLNENGWAMTVSGSHTTGDGYIDATAFEGWSYFVNISKRINMNHQLSFTAFGAPQEHDQRSTQQSISVFEDPNFGTRYNSDWGYKNGEEFSLRRNFYHKPQISLNHYWTVSDRTDISTSAYVSFAQGGGTGAFGSGSSKFYSDEYKINGQIDFDKIVQENIANGAKGSDAVIRASRNNHNWYGILSSLNTELASNLTITGGLDLRYYKGEHYREVVDLLGGQYVADDNDINNPTKLAKVGDIIDYNNDGEVSWLGLFGQAEYELDALSAFFAASVSQTGYRRTDYFRYEDSDPIQQSDWVQYLGYMAKGGANYNLTENHNVFMNLGYFEKAPIFDVAFSGFQNNAFVDAENEKIFSAELGYGFKSPYLNANVNVYRTHWMDKAQAERIQSQEIDEFVNITGVNAIHQGVELELTAKPVQKMNVTGMVSLGDWRWGNNIENREVILSNGESAGFVNIFREGTRVGNAAQTTAALGVSYELMKGFKVGFDYNYFGQNYADFDVAANLTSNPLSEAELAEKRAEGTAEAWQMPDVNLFDLSMSYKFKIGGLDAKLLGKVNNLFDTEYVADAQNGSGNDWQSARVYYGFGRTWSTSLSIRF